From the Pseudomonas sp. Teo4 genome, the window GAAGGACGTGCCTTCATCAACGGCGAATACACCGACGCCGCATCCGGTGAAACCTTCGACTGCCTGAGCCCGGTCGACGGACGCTTCCTGGCCAAGGTTGCCAGCTGTGACCTGGCCGACGCCAACCGTGCCGTGGAAAACGCCCGCGCCACCTTCAACGCTGGCGTCTGGTCGCAACTGGCCCCGGCCAAGCGCAAAGCCAAGCTGATCCGTTTCGCCGACTTGCTGCGCAAGAACGTCGAAGAGCTGGCCCTGCTGGAAACCCTGGACATGGGCAAGCCAATCGGCGATTCCTCCAGCATCGACATCCCCGGTGCGGCCAACGCTATTCACTGGACCGCCGAAGCCATCGACAAGGTCTACGACGAAGTCGCCCCGACCCCGCATGACCAGCTCGGTCTGGTTACCCGTGAGCCGGTGGGCGTGGTCGGTGCCATCGTGCCGTGGAACTTCCCGCTGCTGATGGCCTGCTGGAAACTCGGCCCGGCCCTGGCCACCGGTAACTCGGTGGTGCTCAAGCCGTCGGAAAAATCGCCACTGACCGCCATCCGCATTGCCCAGCTGGCCATCGAAGCCGGCATTCCGGCGGGCGTGCTGAACGTGCTGCCAGGCTACGGCCACACCGTGGGCAAGGCCCTGGCCCTGCACATGGACGTCGACACCCTGGTGTTCACTGGCTCGACCAAGATCGCCAAGCAACTGATGGTGTACGCGGGCGAGTCGAACATGAAGCGCATCTGGCTGGAAGCCGGTGGCAAGAGCCCGAACATCGTCTTCGCCGACGCCCCGGACCTGCAAGCTGCCGCCGAAGCCGCCGCCAGCGCCATCGCCTTCAACCAGGGCGAAGTCTGCACCGCAGGTTCGCGTCTGCTGGTCGAGCGTTCGATCAAGGACAAGTTCCTGCCTATGGTGGTCGAGGCCCTCAAAGGCTGGAAGCCAGGCAACCCGCTGGACCCACAGACCACGGTCGGTGCTCTGGTCGACACCCAGCAGATGAACACCGTGCTGTCGTACATCGAAGCGGGCCACCAGGACGGCGCCAAGCTGCTGGCTGGCGGCAAGCGCACCCTGGAGGAGACCGGCGGTACCTACGTCGAGCCGACCATCTTCGACGGCGTGACCAACGCCATGAAGATCGCCCAGGAAGAAATCTTCGGCCCCGTGCTGTCGGTGATCGCCTTCGACACCGCCGAGGAAGCCATCGCCATTGCCAACGACACGCCGTATGGCCTGGCCGCGGGCATCT encodes:
- a CDS encoding aldehyde dehydrogenase codes for the protein MTTLTRADWEQRAQQLKIEGRAFINGEYTDAASGETFDCLSPVDGRFLAKVASCDLADANRAVENARATFNAGVWSQLAPAKRKAKLIRFADLLRKNVEELALLETLDMGKPIGDSSSIDIPGAANAIHWTAEAIDKVYDEVAPTPHDQLGLVTREPVGVVGAIVPWNFPLLMACWKLGPALATGNSVVLKPSEKSPLTAIRIAQLAIEAGIPAGVLNVLPGYGHTVGKALALHMDVDTLVFTGSTKIAKQLMVYAGESNMKRIWLEAGGKSPNIVFADAPDLQAAAEAAASAIAFNQGEVCTAGSRLLVERSIKDKFLPMVVEALKGWKPGNPLDPQTTVGALVDTQQMNTVLSYIEAGHQDGAKLLAGGKRTLEETGGTYVEPTIFDGVTNAMKIAQEEIFGPVLSVIAFDTAEEAIAIANDTPYGLAAGIWTSDISKAHKTARAVRAGSVWVNQYDGGDMTAPFGGFKQSGNGRDKSLHALEKYTELKATWIKL